A genomic stretch from Thermodesulfobacteriota bacterium includes:
- a CDS encoding IS1595 family transposase: protein MKNMTIKEFFSTFPNDDVCLDHIMTVRYGKSSHCDKCDRDTNYSRVSSQRAYACQWCGHHLYPCVGTPFESSRTPLQLWFYAIYLFTTTRSGVSAKELERQLGVTYKCAWRMAKEIRKHMGKVDDDDQLSGVVEIDDTYIGGHKQGKRGRGAQGKTIVMGMVQRDGEVIAKVVPNIKKKTLHTIIETNVKAGSEIHTDELTSYQGLNKKGFKHSTVNHGIKEYVRETCHVNAVESFWARLKLSIRGTHIHVSGKYLQDYVREFEYRFNSRKNPQRMFDELISSY from the coding sequence ATGAAAAACATGACTATTAAAGAGTTCTTCAGCACGTTCCCGAATGATGATGTTTGTTTAGACCATATAATGACCGTGAGATACGGGAAATCTAGTCATTGCGATAAGTGCGATAGAGATACCAACTACTCACGGGTAAGCAGTCAAAGGGCTTATGCCTGCCAATGGTGTGGACATCATCTTTACCCCTGCGTAGGAACGCCATTTGAAAGCTCCAGAACACCCTTACAGCTTTGGTTTTATGCTATCTATCTATTCACCACAACCCGGAGCGGCGTTTCTGCAAAGGAGCTTGAAAGGCAACTCGGTGTAACGTACAAATGCGCTTGGCGAATGGCGAAGGAAATCCGCAAGCATATGGGTAAAGTTGACGATGACGATCAGCTATCCGGCGTGGTAGAGATTGACGACACTTACATCGGTGGTCACAAGCAAGGCAAAAGAGGACGCGGCGCGCAAGGAAAAACAATCGTAATGGGGATGGTTCAAAGGGATGGTGAGGTTATAGCAAAAGTGGTTCCGAATATCAAAAAGAAAACCCTTCACACCATTATCGAAACCAATGTAAAGGCTGGAAGCGAAATACACACCGACGAGTTAACGTCTTATCAGGGTTTGAACAAGAAGGGCTTTAAGCATAGTACGGTTAACCACGGAATCAAAGAGTACGTAAGGGAGACGTGTCACGTAAACGCCGTAGAGAGTTTCTGGGCTAGATTAAAACTGTCCATTAGAGGAACGCATATTCATGTATCCGGGAAGTATCTACAGGATTACGTAAGGGAATTTGAATACAGGTTTAATTCTCGGAAGAATCCTCAGAGGATGTTTGACGAGTTGATTTCGAGTTATTAG
- a CDS encoding ImmA/IrrE family metallo-endopeptidase has product MDIIEKYQKKGAPIHVVPIAHEMGINVYKAEYGDDNISGNIVREDGNEGDSGYAIYVNKNHSYERRRFTIAHELAHFILHEDKIGDGIFDDALYRSGLSNKLEVEANKLAADILMPFSLLVPKIEGGIININKLAKEFEVSTQAMSIRLGVPQ; this is encoded by the coding sequence ATGGACATTATAGAAAAGTATCAAAAAAAAGGTGCTCCGATTCATGTTGTTCCCATAGCTCACGAAATGGGCATTAATGTATATAAAGCAGAATATGGTGACGATAATATTTCTGGGAATATTGTACGTGAGGATGGGAATGAAGGGGATAGCGGTTATGCTATATATGTCAACAAGAACCATTCTTACGAAAGAAGGAGATTTACAATAGCACACGAACTAGCGCATTTTATACTACATGAAGATAAAATAGGCGATGGAATATTTGATGATGCGCTTTACAGAAGTGGATTAAGCAATAAATTAGAGGTGGAGGCGAACAAACTAGCAGCAGATATTTTAATGCCATTTTCATTGCTTGTTCCTAAAATTGAAGGAGGCATAATCAATATTAATAAACTAGCCAAAGAATTTGAAGTATCTACACAGGCTATGTCGATTAGGTTAGGGGTGCCTCAATAA
- the nth gene encoding endonuclease III, producing MKSNDIHPVIDALSKAAPSWDVPAVTLVAETSRDPFRVLISTVLSLRTKDETTAAASRRLFALADNPADMLRLSEDKIAKAIYPVGFYRVKARNVLDICRTLVENYGSRVPDDLDELLKLKGVGRKTANLVLTLGYGKPGICVDTHVHRISNRLGYIKTKNPLDTEMALRKKLPRKYWIDYNSLLVAFGQHLCKPISPMCTLCPVSEWCDRVGVGKSR from the coding sequence ATGAAATCGAACGACATCCATCCCGTAATAGACGCTCTCTCGAAGGCGGCCCCGTCGTGGGACGTCCCCGCCGTAACGCTCGTCGCCGAAACATCGCGCGACCCGTTCAGGGTGCTGATATCTACGGTCCTCAGCCTGAGGACGAAAGACGAAACTACGGCCGCCGCGTCACGGAGGCTCTTCGCCCTCGCCGATAACCCGGCCGATATGCTCAGGCTTAGCGAGGACAAAATTGCCAAGGCGATATATCCCGTCGGGTTTTACAGGGTAAAGGCCCGTAACGTGCTCGACATATGCCGGACGCTCGTAGAAAATTACGGCTCGCGGGTCCCGGACGACCTGGACGAGCTCCTAAAGCTTAAAGGCGTCGGCAGGAAGACGGCTAACCTCGTTCTGACGCTCGGCTACGGTAAGCCCGGCATCTGCGTCGATACGCACGTGCACAGGATTTCGAACCGGCTCGGATACATAAAGACCAAGAACCCGCTCGACACCGAAATGGCGCTCAGAAAAAAGCTCCCCCGAAAATACTGGATAGACTACAACAGCCTCCTGGTTGCCTTCGGACAGCACCTTTGCAAGCCCATATCCCCCATGTGCACGCTCTGCCCCGTCTCAGAATGGTGCGACAGGGTGGGCGTCGGCAAAAGCAGGTAA
- the gcvH gene encoding glycine cleavage system protein GcvH, whose amino-acid sequence MVQIPDDLQYTSDHEWIRHEDDLIVIGITDYAQDALGEIVYIELPGEGDEITKGDPFGAVESTKAVSDVYAPVSGDVVEVNELLLDAPETINEDPYGEGWMIKVRPYDPGELNDLMDFEEYTEHTEKESEE is encoded by the coding sequence ATGGTGCAAATACCGGACGATCTGCAATACACTTCTGACCACGAGTGGATACGTCACGAAGACGATCTGATAGTCATCGGTATTACCGACTATGCCCAGGACGCGCTCGGTGAAATCGTATACATAGAGCTTCCGGGCGAGGGCGACGAAATAACCAAGGGAGACCCTTTCGGCGCCGTGGAATCGACGAAGGCGGTTTCTGACGTGTACGCCCCCGTGAGCGGGGACGTTGTAGAGGTTAACGAGCTTTTGCTCGACGCGCCGGAGACCATAAACGAGGATCCTTACGGCGAGGGCTGGATGATAAAGGTAAGGCCTTACGATCCCGGCGAGCTCAATGACCTCATGGACTTTGAGGAATACACCGAACACACCGAAAAAGAATCGGAAGAATAA
- the gcvP gene encoding aminomethyl-transferring glycine dehydrogenase codes for MKNRRDRYDRFSARHIGPGGDDTSAMLKEVGAASLDALIDETVPASIRLEEPLDLPPGLSEHRLLRELRAISKKNRVFKSYIGLGYYGCVVPGVIQRNVLENPGWYTQYTPYQAEISQGRLEALLNFQTMVSDLTGMEIANASLLDEGTATAEAMTMMLRAAGKKAASGGEPIFFVSEKCFPQTIDVVLTRAEPLGIKVIIGNHEELEFGDGVFGALVQYPDADGAVKDYSEFISKAHGAGALAAVAADMLSLTLLTPPGEQGADVVVGSTQRLGVPLGYGGPHAAYFATREQFARQVPGRIIGVSIDSHGKQAYRMALQTREQHIRREKATSNICTAQALLAIMSSMYAVYHGPSGLREIARRIALQTHDLESGLSRLGFKQLNEYYFDTLRIDLGQGDKLGRLKSAAENAGINFRYIDDRHVGISLDETVEEEDVEEIVELFARTLTGKPAPAADADSSDDGALYPEPLARKSAFLAHPVFNSHHSETKMLRYIKKLEGKDLSLTTSMIPLGSCTMKLNATSEMVPVTWPEFADIHPFVPLPQAEGYAQVFSELERSLSTITGLPAVSLQPNSGAQGEYTGLMVIRAYYRDRGEGGRNVALIPSSAHGTNPASAALAGMKVVVVACDERGNIDVDALREAAEKHRDSLAVLMVTYPSTHGVFEERIKEICSIVHENGGQIYMDGANMNAQVGITSPAVIGADVCHLNLHKTFSIPHGGGGPGAGPICAAEHLAPYLPGHSVVEIGGEKSISAVSSAPWGSAAILLVSYAYIKMLGGEGVTDATKYAILNANYVKSRLEQHYDILYTGPGGRVAHEFILDMRQFKKDAGVEVEDVAKRLMDYGFHAPTISWPVAGTMMIEPTESEPLDELDRFCEALISIKNEVREIASGEYDREDNVLKNAPHTAREIAGDDWKHPYSRAKAAFPLPYVAGNKFWPPVGRINNPYGDRNLICTCPDPESYAD; via the coding sequence ATGAAAAATAGAAGGGATAGATACGACAGGTTTTCGGCAAGACACATAGGGCCGGGCGGGGACGATACGTCCGCGATGCTGAAAGAGGTCGGCGCGGCATCGCTGGACGCGCTCATAGACGAAACGGTCCCCGCGTCGATAAGGCTCGAGGAGCCCCTCGATTTACCCCCCGGCCTCAGCGAGCACAGGCTCCTTCGCGAGCTCCGGGCGATTTCAAAAAAGAACAGGGTGTTCAAATCCTACATAGGCCTCGGGTATTACGGCTGCGTCGTTCCCGGCGTGATCCAGCGGAACGTCCTCGAAAACCCGGGATGGTATACGCAGTATACGCCTTACCAGGCCGAGATATCGCAGGGCCGCCTCGAAGCGCTTCTCAATTTTCAGACGATGGTCTCCGACCTCACGGGCATGGAGATAGCGAACGCATCCCTCCTCGACGAAGGCACCGCGACTGCCGAGGCGATGACGATGATGCTGAGAGCAGCCGGGAAAAAGGCTGCCTCCGGCGGTGAGCCCATATTTTTCGTCTCCGAAAAATGCTTCCCACAGACGATAGACGTTGTCCTCACGAGGGCGGAGCCACTCGGAATAAAAGTCATAATCGGAAACCACGAGGAGCTCGAATTCGGAGACGGCGTTTTCGGCGCGCTCGTCCAATACCCGGACGCGGACGGCGCAGTGAAGGACTATTCGGAATTCATATCGAAGGCCCACGGCGCGGGCGCGCTCGCGGCAGTCGCGGCCGACATGCTGAGCCTGACGCTCCTGACCCCGCCCGGGGAGCAGGGGGCCGACGTCGTCGTCGGCTCTACACAGAGGCTGGGCGTCCCGCTCGGATACGGCGGCCCTCACGCCGCGTACTTCGCTACCCGCGAGCAGTTCGCCAGGCAGGTGCCCGGGAGGATAATCGGCGTCTCGATAGACTCGCACGGCAAGCAAGCGTACAGGATGGCCCTTCAGACGAGGGAGCAGCACATACGGCGCGAAAAGGCGACGTCGAATATTTGCACGGCGCAGGCGCTCCTCGCTATAATGTCGTCGATGTACGCCGTTTACCACGGCCCCAGCGGGCTCCGGGAAATAGCGCGCCGCATCGCGCTCCAGACGCACGACCTCGAAAGCGGGCTTTCGCGCCTCGGGTTCAAACAGCTGAACGAATATTACTTCGACACGCTCAGGATAGACCTCGGGCAAGGCGATAAGCTCGGCAGGCTCAAAAGCGCCGCCGAGAACGCAGGGATTAATTTCAGATATATAGACGACCGTCATGTTGGAATATCCCTCGACGAGACGGTGGAGGAAGAGGACGTGGAGGAGATAGTGGAGCTCTTCGCGAGGACGCTTACGGGAAAGCCCGCCCCGGCGGCCGACGCTGATTCCTCTGACGACGGGGCTCTTTATCCCGAGCCCCTCGCTCGCAAAAGCGCTTTCCTCGCGCACCCCGTTTTCAACAGCCATCACTCTGAAACGAAGATGCTCCGCTACATAAAAAAACTCGAAGGGAAGGACCTGTCACTGACGACGTCGATGATTCCCCTCGGCTCCTGCACGATGAAATTGAACGCGACCTCCGAGATGGTTCCGGTTACGTGGCCCGAGTTCGCGGACATACATCCGTTCGTTCCTCTGCCACAGGCCGAGGGCTACGCGCAGGTGTTCTCCGAGCTCGAAAGGAGCCTCTCTACAATAACCGGCCTTCCGGCCGTTTCGCTCCAGCCCAATTCCGGCGCGCAGGGGGAGTACACCGGGCTCATGGTGATAAGGGCGTATTACAGGGACAGGGGCGAGGGTGGGAGGAACGTCGCGCTGATACCGTCTTCGGCTCACGGAACTAACCCGGCGAGCGCCGCGCTCGCGGGGATGAAGGTGGTCGTGGTCGCGTGCGACGAGCGCGGGAACATAGACGTCGACGCTCTCCGTGAAGCCGCGGAAAAGCACAGGGACAGCCTCGCGGTTTTGATGGTCACTTACCCCTCGACGCACGGCGTCTTCGAGGAAAGGATAAAGGAGATCTGCTCTATCGTTCACGAAAACGGCGGGCAGATATACATGGACGGGGCGAACATGAACGCCCAGGTGGGCATCACGAGCCCGGCCGTCATAGGGGCAGACGTCTGCCACCTTAACCTTCACAAGACGTTCAGCATCCCGCACGGCGGCGGCGGGCCGGGCGCGGGGCCGATTTGCGCGGCGGAGCACCTCGCGCCGTACCTCCCCGGGCATTCGGTCGTCGAAATTGGTGGAGAGAAATCCATATCGGCCGTATCCTCGGCGCCGTGGGGAAGCGCGGCGATATTGCTCGTCTCGTACGCGTATATAAAGATGCTCGGCGGGGAGGGCGTGACCGACGCGACGAAGTACGCGATCCTTAACGCCAATTACGTGAAGTCCAGGCTCGAACAGCATTACGACATTCTTTACACCGGGCCCGGCGGCAGGGTAGCGCACGAGTTCATACTCGACATGCGGCAGTTCAAGAAGGACGCGGGGGTCGAGGTGGAAGACGTCGCCAAGAGGCTCATGGACTACGGCTTTCACGCGCCGACGATATCGTGGCCTGTGGCCGGGACGATGATGATAGAGCCAACGGAGAGCGAGCCGCTTGACGAGCTCGACCGTTTCTGCGAGGCGCTCATTTCGATAAAGAACGAGGTCCGCGAGATAGCCTCGGGTGAATATGACCGCGAGGACAACGTCCTCAAGAACGCCCCCCACACGGCTCGAGAGATAGCGGGGGACGATTGGAAGCATCCCTATTCGCGGGCGAAGGCGGCGTTCCCGCTGCCGTACGTCGCCGGGAATAAGTTCTGGCCCCCGGTCGGGCGCATCAATAATCCTTACGGGGACAGGAATCTCATATGCACCTGCCCCGATCCCGAATCGTACGCCGATTAG
- the nuoK gene encoding NADH-quinone oxidoreductase subunit NuoK, translated as MTPEHYFVLSAILFVIGAFGVIARKNLIIVLMSLELMLNAANLAFIAFSRVHGNMTGHIFMIMSITVAAAEVAVGLALVVAVYSHKDSLNVDILKMLKG; from the coding sequence ATAACTCCCGAGCACTACTTCGTGCTTAGCGCAATACTTTTTGTCATAGGGGCCTTCGGTGTCATAGCCAGGAAGAACCTTATAATCGTTCTCATGTCGCTCGAGCTCATGCTGAATGCCGCGAATCTCGCCTTCATCGCCTTTTCGAGGGTCCACGGCAACATGACAGGGCACATATTCATGATAATGTCGATCACGGTCGCCGCGGCCGAGGTGGCCGTCGGGCTCGCGCTCGTCGTGGCCGTCTATTCGCACAAGGATTCGCTTAACGTAGATATATTAAAGATGCTTAAGGGCTGA
- the gcvT gene encoding glycine cleavage system aminomethyltransferase GcvT: MSRTALYDIHKNLGAKIVEFAGWEMPVQYEGIREEHRAVRSSAGLFDVSHMGEIFVTGPGAKAFTQWLTTNDVEAVKEFQAQYTLLCNREGGVVDDVIIYKFSEGEFLFCVNASNTAKDYEWIKSESAGFDVKVDDRSREYSQIAIQGPRSGEILGKLLGDGLPEVGRFRFGLFEWKGAEMIVARTGYTGEDGYEIFLPWDDGPALWESLMEAGRDYGIKPCGLGARDTLRIEMAYPLYGHEIDEHTNPLEAGLGRYIKLESGDFIGRDVLRKSLDEGLTRRLVGFEMVERGIPRQGYEIYNDGHVLGSVTSGTLSPSLDKSIGMGYLKSEAAGRRRVRIEIRGTAREAEVVDFPFYKKEAN, translated from the coding sequence ATGAGCAGAACGGCCTTATACGATATTCATAAGAACCTCGGCGCAAAAATAGTCGAATTCGCCGGGTGGGAGATGCCCGTCCAGTACGAGGGCATAAGGGAAGAGCACAGGGCTGTAAGGTCGTCGGCCGGGCTCTTCGACGTCAGCCACATGGGCGAGATTTTCGTCACGGGCCCCGGGGCAAAGGCCTTTACGCAGTGGCTGACGACGAACGACGTAGAAGCCGTAAAGGAATTTCAGGCGCAGTATACGCTCCTCTGTAACCGCGAGGGCGGCGTCGTGGACGACGTCATCATTTACAAGTTTTCGGAGGGCGAATTTTTATTCTGCGTGAATGCGTCGAACACGGCCAAGGACTACGAATGGATAAAATCCGAATCCGCCGGCTTCGACGTTAAAGTAGACGACAGGAGCCGCGAGTACTCGCAGATAGCCATACAGGGGCCGCGTTCCGGCGAGATACTCGGAAAGCTCCTCGGAGACGGCCTCCCGGAAGTCGGGAGATTCCGCTTCGGGCTGTTTGAGTGGAAGGGGGCCGAAATGATAGTGGCCAGGACTGGTTACACGGGCGAGGACGGTTACGAGATATTTCTCCCGTGGGACGACGGCCCGGCCCTCTGGGAGAGCCTCATGGAAGCGGGGCGCGATTACGGCATAAAGCCGTGCGGCCTCGGAGCGCGCGACACTCTCAGGATAGAGATGGCCTATCCGCTTTACGGCCACGAGATAGACGAGCACACGAACCCGCTCGAAGCCGGCCTCGGGAGATATATAAAACTCGAAAGCGGGGATTTTATCGGAAGGGACGTGCTCAGGAAATCGCTCGATGAAGGGCTTACTCGGAGGCTCGTCGGATTCGAGATGGTCGAGCGCGGGATACCTCGCCAGGGCTACGAAATTTATAACGACGGCCACGTCCTCGGAAGCGTTACGAGCGGGACTTTATCGCCGAGCCTTGATAAATCCATAGGTATGGGTTATTTAAAGAGTGAGGCCGCCGGGAGGCGAAGGGTCAGGATCGAAATCAGGGGTACGGCCAGGGAAGCCGAGGTAGTGGATTTTCCCTTCTATAAAAAGGAAGCTAATTAA
- a CDS encoding sigma-70 family RNA polymerase sigma factor, whose protein sequence is MLKKPEFSNMFDDFGHGQAEMVDDFGGDELEEIDDYLEEETEETAEAEENENRNIKTNREEVNQDLRLVNAYFKEVSTETLLAPNEEAHVAAKIKCCEDRATSIRKKIEKLLGKRLGNEPEKLDNAISGFYSRDTRAMTADEKNKYTETCGQLSTLAGLHRVYQKKGFELRNRFIKANLRLVASMAKRFAGRGVPFLDLIQEGNLGLIKAVERFDHRKGYRFSTYACWWINQAMTRGVFNQTRTVKMPAYLLEKAGKVRHVKRELTRENEREPLPEEIAEKAEMSVENVRRILESGTNKVVRLDTPIWNGEKATFLDYVEDSGALKIDSLIAEISIPGNINDALLILPIREREVVKMRFGIGYECPYTLDEIGRKFRLTRERIRQIEKKALDRIRRSKSAPVLRSLMEVYN, encoded by the coding sequence ATGCTAAAAAAGCCTGAATTTTCCAACATGTTCGACGACTTCGGCCACGGTCAGGCCGAAATGGTGGACGACTTCGGCGGCGACGAATTGGAGGAAATAGACGATTACCTCGAAGAAGAAACCGAAGAGACCGCCGAGGCGGAGGAAAACGAAAACCGCAATATTAAAACCAATCGAGAAGAGGTAAACCAGGATCTCCGGCTTGTAAACGCCTATTTCAAGGAAGTCAGCACGGAGACGCTCCTCGCCCCGAACGAGGAAGCCCACGTCGCGGCGAAGATAAAATGCTGCGAGGACAGGGCGACGAGCATCCGTAAAAAAATAGAAAAACTCCTTGGCAAGAGGCTGGGCAATGAGCCTGAAAAGCTCGACAATGCGATAAGCGGGTTTTACAGCCGCGATACCCGGGCCATGACGGCCGACGAAAAAAATAAGTACACCGAGACCTGCGGACAGCTGAGCACGCTTGCCGGCCTTCACAGGGTATATCAGAAAAAGGGATTCGAGCTCAGGAACAGGTTTATAAAAGCCAACCTAAGGCTCGTGGCCAGCATGGCGAAGAGATTCGCCGGAAGGGGCGTCCCGTTCCTCGACCTCATCCAGGAAGGGAACCTAGGCCTCATAAAGGCCGTCGAGAGGTTCGATCACAGGAAGGGTTACAGGTTCTCGACGTACGCCTGCTGGTGGATCAACCAGGCGATGACGAGGGGCGTCTTCAACCAGACCCGCACCGTGAAAATGCCGGCATATCTGCTCGAAAAGGCCGGGAAGGTACGGCACGTGAAGAGGGAGCTTACGCGCGAGAACGAAAGGGAGCCGCTCCCCGAGGAGATCGCCGAGAAGGCCGAGATGAGCGTCGAGAACGTCAGGAGAATTCTCGAGTCCGGCACGAACAAGGTCGTAAGGCTCGATACCCCGATATGGAACGGCGAGAAGGCCACCTTCCTCGATTACGTAGAGGATTCGGGTGCGCTCAAGATCGATTCCCTCATAGCCGAGATATCCATACCGGGGAATATTAACGACGCCCTTCTCATACTCCCGATAAGGGAGCGCGAGGTAGTGAAGATGAGGTTCGGTATAGGATACGAATGCCCCTACACCCTCGACGAGATAGGCAGGAAGTTCCGACTCACGAGGGAAAGGATAAGACAAATAGAAAAGAAGGCCCTCGACAGGATAAGGAGGTCGAAGTCGGCCCCCGTCCTCAGGAGCCTCATGGAAGTATACAACTGA
- a CDS encoding NADH-quinone oxidoreductase subunit J encodes METVLFYLFAALAVAGALLVIVHKNPVSSAVSLVLTLFATAVLFVLLSAHFAAAIQILVYAGAIMVLFLFTVMFLNLKPGALDFDSKDMAFKGSLILAGLFFVGYFAILAYGMAFPGGGTAALPEGFGTVEGVGMMLFTDYLLPFELTSVLILAAIIGVVAIAKRRES; translated from the coding sequence TTGGAGACTGTATTATTCTATCTGTTCGCGGCGCTTGCCGTGGCGGGCGCTCTCCTCGTAATCGTTCACAAGAATCCGGTATCGAGTGCCGTATCCCTCGTTCTGACCCTCTTCGCGACGGCTGTTCTTTTCGTGCTCCTTTCGGCGCACTTCGCGGCCGCGATACAGATACTGGTCTACGCGGGCGCAATAATGGTGCTCTTTCTTTTCACCGTCATGTTCCTCAATCTAAAACCCGGTGCGCTCGATTTCGACTCCAAAGACATGGCGTTTAAGGGCAGCCTCATCCTGGCAGGGCTCTTTTTCGTCGGTTATTTCGCCATTCTGGCCTATGGTATGGCGTTTCCGGGCGGCGGGACGGCGGCCCTTCCCGAAGGGTTCGGCACGGTAGAGGGGGTGGGAATGATGTTGTTTACGGACTACCTGCTTCCGTTCGAGCTTACGTCCGTCCTCATTCTCGCCGCGATCATAGGCGTCGTCGCGATCGCCAAAAGGAGGGAGAGCTGA
- the nuoL gene encoding NADH-quinone oxidoreductase subunit L: MILWIILIPLLGAAFNGLLFASGLWKKVLKGDEHTEKRIVSLVGCGVVLVSALISTALFTKLLSMEPGQRRIIQELFVWIPSGSFTVSFDFLFDTLSCIMALVVTWIGFLIHVYSTGYMHDDRAYAKYFMYLNIFIFFMLVLVLGNSFPLMFVGWEGVGLASYLLIGFWYENPDNADAGRKAFVVNRIGDFGFLLGIFLIFYVFGSVGYQEVFGKALDPVFMSGVPAAVITAIALLLFVGAVGKSAQIPLYVWLPDAMAGPTPVSALIHAATMVTAGAYMVARCSAIFSQSATAQMVVVTVAVLTSFLAATIALTQNDIKKVLAYSTISQLGYMFMGIGVGAYTAGLFHLVTHAFFKALLFLGSGSVIHALSGEQDIRHMGGLRKYIPTTAITFLIGTLAIAGVPLLSGFFSKDGILGQVYDRGYALHWLLALITVVLTAVYMVRLYLLTFEGKTRMTEEVKHHVHESPFSMTIPLMILAVLSIFGGYLGVPEFMGELVGIHGSNLFDKFVSPAILLDNFVSTGHHLLDHETLLILSIAAAATGIVIAYYLYSVKPGTADKIAADRNIEPLYNLSYNKWYVDELYDYIIVQPFRYLSNLAAWFDTKFIDGAVNGVANILREAALTLQAAQTGVLRSYATLMAVGALAILVFIVLWQKF, encoded by the coding sequence ATGATACTCTGGATTATTCTCATACCGCTTCTCGGGGCCGCTTTCAACGGGCTCCTCTTCGCTTCGGGCCTTTGGAAAAAGGTTCTCAAGGGCGACGAGCACACGGAGAAGAGGATAGTAAGCCTGGTCGGCTGCGGCGTCGTGCTGGTGTCGGCGCTCATTTCGACGGCGCTCTTCACGAAGCTCCTTTCGATGGAGCCGGGCCAGCGCCGGATAATCCAGGAGCTCTTCGTATGGATACCGTCGGGCTCGTTCACCGTGAGCTTCGATTTTCTCTTCGACACGCTTTCCTGCATAATGGCGCTCGTGGTAACATGGATAGGCTTTCTCATACACGTCTACTCGACCGGGTACATGCACGACGACAGGGCCTACGCCAAGTATTTCATGTACCTCAATATTTTCATATTTTTCATGCTCGTACTCGTCCTCGGCAACAGCTTCCCGCTCATGTTCGTCGGCTGGGAGGGCGTCGGGCTCGCGTCTTATCTCCTGATAGGATTCTGGTACGAGAACCCGGACAACGCCGACGCCGGGCGGAAGGCGTTCGTCGTCAACAGGATAGGCGACTTCGGATTTCTCCTCGGAATATTCCTTATATTCTACGTCTTCGGCTCGGTAGGCTATCAGGAAGTCTTCGGAAAGGCGCTCGACCCAGTATTCATGAGCGGAGTACCGGCAGCCGTGATAACCGCCATAGCGCTGCTGCTTTTTGTCGGAGCCGTGGGCAAATCGGCGCAGATACCGCTTTACGTGTGGCTCCCGGACGCCATGGCCGGCCCTACGCCCGTGAGCGCGCTCATACACGCCGCCACGATGGTCACGGCCGGCGCATACATGGTGGCCAGGTGCAGCGCTATATTCTCCCAGTCCGCAACGGCGCAAATGGTAGTCGTAACGGTAGCGGTTCTGACGTCCTTCCTCGCGGCGACAATAGCACTAACACAGAACGACATTAAAAAGGTCCTCGCATACTCGACGATAAGCCAGCTCGGCTACATGTTCATGGGCATAGGAGTCGGCGCGTATACCGCAGGGCTCTTTCACCTGGTCACGCACGCGTTCTTCAAGGCCCTCCTCTTCCTGGGATCGGGAAGCGTCATACACGCACTTTCCGGCGAGCAGGACATAAGGCACATGGGAGGCCTGAGGAAATACATCCCGACGACAGCGATAACGTTCCTCATAGGCACGCTCGCGATAGCCGGCGTCCCGCTGCTCTCGGGCTTTTTCAGTAAGGACGGCATACTCGGGCAGGTCTACGACAGGGGCTATGCGCTTCACTGGCTCCTGGCGCTGATCACGGTCGTCCTCACGGCCGTGTACATGGTGAGGCTCTACCTACTCACCTTCGAAGGCAAAACGAGGATGACCGAGGAAGTGAAACATCATGTGCACGAGTCGCCCTTCTCGATGACGATACCCCTCATGATACTCGCCGTCCTGTCCATATTCGGCGGATATCTGGGAGTGCCCGAGTTCATGGGAGAGCTCGTCGGCATTCACGGATCGAACCTCTTCGACAAGTTCGTCTCGCCGGCGATACTGCTCGATAATTTCGTCTCGACGGGGCACCATCTCCTCGATCACGAAACCCTGCTTATACTGTCCATCGCGGCGGCCGCTACGGGTATTGTCATCGCGTATTATCTCTACTCCGTAAAGCCGGGGACGGCGGACAAGATAGCGGCCGACAGGAACATCGAGCCGCTCTACAACCTTTCCTACAACAAGTGGTACGTAGACGAGCTCTACGACTACATCATAGTCCAGCCCTTCAGGTATCTCTCCAATCTCGCCGCCTGGTTCGATACGAAGTTTATCGACGGGGCGGTGAACGGCGTCGCGAATATACTGAGGGAGGCGGCCCTCACGCTCCAGGCCGCGCAGACCGGCGTACTAAGGAGCTACGCCACACTCATGGCCGTAGGCGCCCTCGCGATACTCGTCTTCATAGTCCTCTGGCAGAAATTCTGA